From Anopheles coluzzii chromosome 3, AcolN3, whole genome shotgun sequence, the proteins below share one genomic window:
- the LOC120959158 gene encoding uncharacterized protein LOC120959158 isoform X2 has product MKRVLDVEYKNVPVGKSRDKTIRSRNKRKCKRKKNARTIKRFWQAKEGTVHHHSTAQHHYDPRHPAAALMRRLPATNPCSDIRLKHAQNMWIRAYHRVVKWHTKHQTNYWKQCAQQLRAENDRLKRSVLAAGGSTAREAADSSDSEQDYQAEDDPFGDTEDESTDEGCGDRHQRSQRQQTTGEEEERDELDEEFLAFMEVSARHRLEHRRQKNESVH; this is encoded by the exons ATGAAGCGTGTGTTGGATGTAGAGTACAAAAATGTGCCCGTCGGGAAGTCGCGTGATAAAACGATTCGTTCCCGCAACAAGCGAAAGTGCAAGCGCAAGAAAAATGCCCGCACGATTAAGCGCTTCTGGCAAGCGAAGGAAGGGACGGTGCACCATCACAGTACAGCACAGCATCACTACGACCCGCGACATCCAGCTGCTGCTTTGATGCGACGCCTGCCTGCGACGAATCCGTGCTCCGATATACGTCTTAAGCATGCCCAGAACATGTGGATCCGGGCGTACCATCGGGTGGTAAAATGGCACACCAAGCACCAAACCAACTACTGGAAGCAATGTGCCCAGCAGCTGAGAGCGGAAAACGATCGCCTGAAGCGTTCCGTGCTGGCCGCCGGCGGCAGCACTGCCAGGGAGGCAGCCGACAGTAGCGATTCCGAGCAGGATTATCAAGCTGAGGACGATCCGTTCGGTGACACCGAGGATGAAAGCACGGACG AAGGATGCGGAGACCGACATCAACGGTCGCAACGACAACAAACCACCGGAGAGGAGGAAGAGCGAGACGAGCTGGACGAGGAGTTTCTCGCGTTCATGGAAGTGTCGGCCCGGCATCGGCTCGAGCATCGACGGCAGAAAAATGAAAGTGTTCATTAA
- the LOC120959158 gene encoding uncharacterized protein LOC120959158 isoform X1 → MKRVLDVEYKNVPVGKSRDKTIRSRNKRKCKRKKNARTIKRFWQAKEGTVHHHSTAQHHYDPRHPAAALMRRLPATNPCSDIRLKHAQNMWIRAYHRVVKWHTKHQTNYWKQCAQQLRAENDRLKRSVLAAGGSTAREAADSSDSEQDYQAEDDPFGDTEDESTDATEGCGDRHQRSQRQQTTGEEEERDELDEEFLAFMEVSARHRLEHRRQKNESVH, encoded by the exons ATGAAGCGTGTGTTGGATGTAGAGTACAAAAATGTGCCCGTCGGGAAGTCGCGTGATAAAACGATTCGTTCCCGCAACAAGCGAAAGTGCAAGCGCAAGAAAAATGCCCGCACGATTAAGCGCTTCTGGCAAGCGAAGGAAGGGACGGTGCACCATCACAGTACAGCACAGCATCACTACGACCCGCGACATCCAGCTGCTGCTTTGATGCGACGCCTGCCTGCGACGAATCCGTGCTCCGATATACGTCTTAAGCATGCCCAGAACATGTGGATCCGGGCGTACCATCGGGTGGTAAAATGGCACACCAAGCACCAAACCAACTACTGGAAGCAATGTGCCCAGCAGCTGAGAGCGGAAAACGATCGCCTGAAGCGTTCCGTGCTGGCCGCCGGCGGCAGCACTGCCAGGGAGGCAGCCGACAGTAGCGATTCCGAGCAGGATTATCAAGCTGAGGACGATCCGTTCGGTGACACCGAGGATGAAAGCACGGACG CAACAGAAGGATGCGGAGACCGACATCAACGGTCGCAACGACAACAAACCACCGGAGAGGAGGAAGAGCGAGACGAGCTGGACGAGGAGTTTCTCGCGTTCATGGAAGTGTCGGCCCGGCATCGGCTCGAGCATCGACGGCAGAAAAATGAAAGTGTTCATTAA